The following coding sequences lie in one Polynucleobacter sp. HIN7 genomic window:
- a CDS encoding chromate transporter has product MRLSPAHLFITFTFIGLSGFGGVLPWARRTLVEQKQWLSSQEFNALLGVCQLVPGPNIVNLAVCVGERFGGVRGAFAAVGGLMLAPMTVVILLALLYDHYGEFERVQGILRGISSVGVGLIAATGFKMLKDELSYPPMLMVILISIVIATIYQLALGWVVAITLPLALLVAWRKAR; this is encoded by the coding sequence ATGCGGCTCAGCCCAGCTCATTTATTCATTACTTTCACATTCATTGGTTTATCGGGCTTTGGTGGCGTTCTGCCGTGGGCCAGGAGAACCTTGGTGGAGCAAAAACAATGGCTCAGCTCTCAAGAGTTCAATGCGCTCTTGGGAGTCTGTCAGTTAGTTCCTGGTCCTAATATTGTTAACCTTGCGGTGTGTGTAGGCGAGCGTTTTGGGGGCGTACGAGGAGCATTCGCCGCTGTTGGTGGGTTGATGCTGGCTCCCATGACCGTTGTGATTTTGCTGGCCTTACTCTACGACCATTACGGAGAGTTTGAGCGGGTGCAAGGTATTTTGCGAGGCATCTCTTCGGTGGGGGTTGGCTTAATCGCTGCTACAGGATTTAAGATGCTCAAAGATGAATTGAGTTACCCACCAATGCTAATGGTGATTTTGATTAGCATCGTGATTGCTACGATCTATCAGTTAGCGCTTGGCTGGGTCGTTGCCATCACCTTGCCGCTTGCGCTATTGGTTGCTTGGAGAAAAGCGCGATGA
- the crcB gene encoding fluoride efflux transporter CrcB: protein MSTTSVSIAAIFFGAGLGALLRAWFNVLAESFSSTIPAGTLIANLLGAYLVGIALAYYMDQPTISPQWRLFIITGFLGGLTTFSSFSAEVVQLMQRDQLMLALGLALMHVCGSLLLTFLGIWTVHALK from the coding sequence ATGTCTACTACTTCTGTATCCATTGCCGCCATCTTTTTTGGAGCCGGCCTCGGGGCGCTCTTACGCGCCTGGTTTAATGTTCTTGCCGAATCATTTTCTTCTACGATCCCCGCGGGAACCTTAATCGCTAATCTCCTTGGCGCCTATCTAGTAGGTATTGCTTTGGCGTATTACATGGATCAACCAACGATTTCTCCACAATGGCGACTTTTTATCATCACCGGGTTCTTGGGTGGGCTGACTACGTTCTCAAGCTTCTCGGCAGAGGTTGTGCAGTTGATGCAGCGAGATCAATTGATGCTCGCTTTAGGCCTCGCCCTCATGCATGTCTGCGGATCCTTATTACTAACTTTTCTAGGGATTTGGACTGTCCATGCTCTCAAATAA
- a CDS encoding site-2 protease family protein gives MISDYSIQAIAINAIPLVFAITIHEAAHGYAAKRFGDNTAFLLGRVTLNPLKHIDPIGTVLIPIALILANSPFLVGYAKPVPVRFDHLRNPRIDMIWVALAGPGSNFFQAIAWAIAWILLQGSGINEPFLISMAKAGVFWNIGLLVFNLFPLPPLDGGRILAGLLPYRQALLLGKLEPWGFFIVLGLVFTGIISQWWMVPLSEFFISIVRGLTYPIRMLFGS, from the coding sequence ATGATTTCTGACTATTCTATCCAAGCTATTGCAATTAATGCGATTCCCTTGGTTTTTGCCATTACGATTCATGAGGCTGCTCATGGCTATGCAGCCAAACGCTTTGGCGACAACACTGCTTTCTTGCTTGGTCGTGTCACACTTAACCCCCTAAAACATATTGATCCGATTGGCACTGTTTTAATCCCGATTGCACTGATTTTGGCAAACTCCCCCTTCTTGGTTGGTTATGCTAAACCGGTTCCAGTACGCTTTGATCACTTGCGCAATCCTCGAATCGATATGATTTGGGTCGCACTCGCTGGGCCTGGTTCTAATTTTTTTCAGGCGATCGCTTGGGCTATTGCTTGGATTTTGCTTCAAGGGTCAGGTATTAATGAGCCGTTTTTGATCTCCATGGCTAAGGCGGGGGTCTTTTGGAACATTGGACTCTTGGTCTTTAATTTATTTCCCCTCCCCCCATTGGACGGTGGCCGCATTTTGGCAGGCTTGTTACCGTACCGCCAAGCCCTGTTATTAGGTAAATTAGAGCCCTGGGGCTTTTTTATTGTGTTGGGACTCGTGTTTACCGGAATTATTTCTCAATGGTGGATGGTTCCCTTAAGTGAGTTCTTCATTTCGATCGTGCGGGGCCTCACCTACCCAATAAGAATGCTTTTTGGGTCCTAA
- the cfa gene encoding cyclopropane fatty acyl phospholipid synthase has product MMSSNSASYSPPGGIKAPAALQQILQQAGIVVNGTQAWDMQVHDPMVFDRILQTWSLGLGESYMDGQWDCQRLDEFFYRLMRDELDESVQGFAKVRLLYEIARSKLFNLQSKDRAFQVGEQHYNAGNDLFEAMLDPRMIYSCAYWAHAKDLTEAQEHKLDLICKKLQLKPGESLLEIGCGWGGLAKFAAERYGVKVLGITVSSEQRALAIERCQGLPVEIRLIDYRDLTGSFDKIVSVGMFEHVGQKNYAEYFDIAHRLLSDQGIFLLHTIGSYATVKKTDAWIDRYIFPNGHLPSLVELSQALERRFLVEDLHNFGHDYDKTLMAWLSNFERAWPQLQTQYSKRFYRMWRYYLCCCAGFFRSGQGQLWQLVLTKRERQQTYLGYRPSF; this is encoded by the coding sequence ATGATGTCAAGTAATTCCGCAAGTTATTCACCTCCCGGGGGTATCAAAGCCCCTGCTGCACTCCAACAAATTCTTCAGCAAGCCGGCATTGTCGTTAACGGTACTCAAGCTTGGGACATGCAAGTTCATGACCCGATGGTTTTTGATCGGATTTTACAAACATGGTCTTTGGGCCTTGGTGAGTCCTACATGGATGGGCAATGGGACTGCCAGCGTCTAGACGAGTTCTTTTATCGTTTAATGCGTGATGAATTAGATGAGAGCGTGCAGGGTTTCGCTAAAGTCCGCCTTCTTTATGAAATCGCCCGCTCCAAACTATTTAATTTGCAATCCAAAGATCGAGCCTTTCAGGTGGGTGAGCAGCACTATAACGCGGGCAATGATCTGTTTGAGGCCATGCTTGATCCACGCATGATCTACTCCTGTGCTTACTGGGCTCATGCAAAGGATTTAACCGAGGCACAAGAACATAAACTTGATTTGATTTGTAAGAAGCTCCAGTTAAAGCCAGGTGAGTCGCTATTAGAAATTGGTTGTGGTTGGGGTGGGTTGGCTAAATTCGCGGCGGAGCGCTATGGTGTGAAGGTTTTAGGTATCACCGTATCGAGCGAGCAGCGGGCCTTAGCTATCGAACGTTGCCAAGGTCTTCCAGTTGAAATTCGTTTAATTGATTATCGAGATCTTACGGGATCGTTCGATAAGATCGTTTCAGTTGGGATGTTTGAGCACGTTGGGCAAAAAAATTATGCAGAGTACTTTGATATCGCTCATCGCTTGTTAAGTGATCAAGGAATTTTTCTCTTGCACACCATCGGCAGTTACGCAACGGTTAAAAAAACGGATGCTTGGATTGATCGCTATATCTTTCCGAATGGGCATTTACCATCTTTAGTGGAGTTATCGCAAGCATTAGAGCGCCGGTTTTTGGTCGAGGATTTGCATAACTTTGGACACGACTACGACAAAACGCTGATGGCATGGTTAAGTAATTTTGAGCGCGCTTGGCCGCAGTTACAAACCCAGTATTCCAAGCGTTTTTATCGGATGTGGCGCTATTACCTGTGCTGTTGCGCTGGATTTTTCCGCTCTGGCCAAGGGCAACTATGGCAACTGGTGTTAACTAAGCGCGAACGCCAGCAAACCTATCTGGGCTATCGTCCCAGTTTCTAA
- a CDS encoding antibiotic biosynthesis monooxygenase family protein produces the protein MILEVVDIRIDEGKQAEFNEAILRGVRTTIAPAKGFRGFKVNHSIESPDRYLLMIYWDTLENHMVDFRGSPAFTEWRSIVGPFFTQAPAVEHFNLVGKSD, from the coding sequence ATGATTCTAGAAGTAGTTGATATTCGTATCGATGAAGGTAAGCAAGCTGAATTTAATGAGGCAATTTTACGAGGAGTTCGTACCACCATTGCCCCTGCAAAGGGTTTTCGGGGCTTTAAAGTTAATCACAGCATTGAGTCACCCGATCGCTACTTGCTAATGATTTATTGGGACACCCTCGAGAACCATATGGTGGATTTTCGGGGATCTCCAGCATTTACCGAGTGGCGCAGCATTGTGGGCCCATTTTTTACCCAAGCGCCTGCTGTTGAGCATTTCAATTTAGTCGGTAAGTCCGACTAG
- a CDS encoding D-2-hydroxyacid dehydrogenase family protein, with protein MHTKPIIAVLGDYERCLQSYADWSRIQARADVRFFHEPLDGESLFQAVQDAHAIALVRDRSPFDASLIKRLPKLKLFVFTGVRNGLLDHAALLNQGVTVACTRGGPSKETTAELTWALILAASKQVVDQSQMMSDGQWRNAHSVLPILNGQRLGIIGLGGIGSIVAKVGAAFGMELVCWSPNMTHERAKVAGCEFLPLETLLQTSKIVSLHLVASERTKGLIHRDRLAMMRADSILVNTSRSSLIVTNDLIAALKSGRPGQAALDVFDQEPLPKDSELHRIPNLLMTPHLGFVAEPIFQGFAQGLVDTLNAWLNGKPVPMPYPANS; from the coding sequence ATGCATACCAAACCGATTATTGCTGTCTTAGGAGACTACGAGCGCTGCTTACAAAGCTATGCGGATTGGTCGCGGATTCAAGCGCGTGCCGATGTGCGATTTTTCCATGAGCCCCTTGATGGTGAATCCCTCTTCCAGGCCGTGCAAGATGCGCATGCCATTGCCTTAGTTCGTGATCGGTCCCCATTTGATGCATCGCTCATCAAGCGCCTACCAAAGCTCAAGTTGTTTGTTTTTACTGGGGTCCGTAATGGCTTACTTGATCATGCTGCACTCCTCAATCAAGGGGTCACGGTCGCTTGTACACGTGGCGGGCCATCCAAAGAAACTACCGCTGAGCTAACTTGGGCCCTCATTCTGGCTGCCAGTAAGCAGGTGGTCGATCAGTCTCAGATGATGAGTGACGGGCAATGGCGTAATGCCCACTCGGTCTTGCCCATACTTAACGGGCAACGTCTTGGGATTATTGGACTAGGCGGCATCGGCAGCATAGTCGCCAAAGTAGGCGCTGCATTTGGAATGGAATTGGTTTGCTGGAGTCCGAATATGACCCACGAACGCGCCAAGGTAGCCGGTTGTGAGTTCTTGCCACTAGAAACCCTTCTTCAAACCTCAAAAATTGTGAGTTTGCATTTGGTTGCCAGCGAGCGCACCAAAGGCCTCATTCATCGGGATCGCTTAGCGATGATGCGAGCAGACTCTATCTTGGTAAATACCTCGCGCTCAAGCCTGATTGTGACCAATGATCTGATCGCGGCTCTCAAATCCGGTAGACCAGGTCAGGCTGCCCTCGATGTCTTTGATCAAGAACCACTTCCAAAAGACTCTGAACTGCATCGCATCCCAAATTTACTAATGACCCCCCATTTAGGCTTTGTGGCTGAGCCTATTTTTCAGGGTTTTGCCCAAGGTCTTGTCGATACGCTTAATGCCTGGCTCAATGGCAAGCCTGTACCGATGCCCTACCCTGCCAATTCATAA
- a CDS encoding sulfurtransferase, with the protein MNHERPGSNALSILNIAGYQFVRLGELDQLKESLYQVASELHLKGTILLSEEGINLFLAGLETNIQSFLAFLRDDPRLASFQTKDSWSATQPFRKLLVKIKKEIIRMNHPTIAPEKGRAKFISPQKLKEWLDRGQDDLGRPVVMIDTRNGFEVEYGTFKNALHFNINKFSEFPQAIEAHLPELSDKTLVSFCTGGIRCEKSGLYLRERGLEHSYQLDGGILQYFEDIGGDHYVGDCFVFDERETLEPSLAAKPQGRLKPKKNQA; encoded by the coding sequence ATGAATCATGAGCGTCCGGGCTCAAACGCCCTTTCCATCCTCAATATTGCTGGCTATCAGTTTGTCCGTCTAGGCGAGCTTGATCAACTAAAAGAATCACTCTATCAAGTTGCCTCAGAGCTTCACCTCAAAGGAACAATTCTGCTATCAGAAGAAGGGATTAATTTATTTCTGGCTGGTCTCGAGACCAACATTCAGAGTTTTCTGGCCTTTTTACGAGATGATCCACGACTGGCATCGTTTCAAACAAAGGACAGTTGGTCAGCAACGCAACCATTTCGTAAGCTTTTAGTTAAGATCAAAAAAGAGATTATTCGCATGAATCATCCGACGATCGCCCCGGAAAAAGGTCGGGCGAAGTTTATCTCTCCGCAGAAATTAAAAGAATGGCTTGATCGGGGCCAAGATGATCTGGGGCGCCCTGTAGTGATGATTGATACGCGCAATGGATTTGAGGTGGAATACGGAACATTCAAGAATGCATTGCATTTCAACATCAATAAATTCAGTGAATTTCCGCAAGCAATTGAGGCGCATCTCCCGGAACTAAGTGATAAGACTTTGGTCAGTTTTTGTACAGGTGGAATCCGCTGTGAAAAATCAGGGTTATATTTGCGAGAACGTGGTCTTGAGCACAGCTATCAATTGGATGGTGGGATCTTGCAATACTTTGAAGATATTGGTGGCGATCACTATGTGGGCGATTGCTTCGTTTTTGATGAACGCGAAACTCTAGAGCCCAGCCTTGCTGCTAAGCCCCAGGGCAGACTCAAGCCCAAGAAAAATCAAGCTTAG
- a CDS encoding chromate transporter: MMIGLLGLFIKLSLFSLIAFGGVNALLPTLYDISVNQEGWIDPQTFIHYFAIAQAAPGPNLLTVTLIGWNAFGLAGALLATLAVCWPSCILIFYLQRVIAKLQHLQWKKTIEYSASALAVGLVLSSAWQIAIRINGNWAAYALTIFSILFVLLSKRHPLYLIGLGAILGFFGFI, translated from the coding sequence ATGATGATCGGCCTCTTAGGACTGTTTATCAAACTGTCGTTGTTCTCATTAATTGCATTTGGCGGGGTCAACGCTCTCCTCCCAACCTTATATGACATTTCGGTCAACCAAGAGGGTTGGATCGATCCTCAAACCTTCATTCATTACTTTGCGATTGCGCAAGCGGCACCGGGGCCTAATCTATTAACCGTTACCTTAATTGGTTGGAATGCCTTTGGCTTAGCGGGCGCCCTCTTAGCAACTTTAGCCGTTTGCTGGCCATCGTGTATTTTGATTTTTTATCTACAGCGGGTGATCGCAAAACTGCAACATTTGCAGTGGAAAAAAACCATTGAGTACTCAGCAAGCGCCCTTGCAGTTGGCTTAGTGCTTTCATCTGCCTGGCAAATTGCCATTCGCATTAATGGCAATTGGGCAGCCTATGCATTAACCATCTTTAGCATTCTGTTTGTCTTGCTCAGTAAGCGTCATCCTCTCTATCTAATTGGACTCGGTGCAATCCTGGGATTTTTTGGTTTTATTTGA
- a CDS encoding c-type cytochrome, with the protein MNTQSLRISIKALIPVLALTLAAPAMAQFAKPEDAIKYRQSAFALMGAHMGRLSAVVKGEVPYNKEDVARNAAIISTLSSLPWQAFGPGTEGGKAEPAIWKESAKFKTAADRMQAAVAELNAAAQSGNPENLKRALGATSQTCKACHDDFRKK; encoded by the coding sequence ATGAATACTCAATCACTTCGCATTTCCATCAAAGCTCTCATTCCGGTACTTGCCCTTACCTTGGCCGCGCCAGCGATGGCTCAATTTGCTAAGCCAGAGGATGCCATCAAATATCGCCAAAGCGCATTTGCTCTGATGGGCGCCCATATGGGGCGATTGTCTGCAGTGGTGAAGGGTGAGGTACCCTATAACAAAGAGGATGTGGCCCGAAATGCCGCCATTATCAGTACGCTCTCAAGCTTACCTTGGCAAGCATTTGGTCCTGGGACAGAAGGTGGTAAGGCTGAACCAGCCATTTGGAAGGAAAGTGCCAAGTTCAAGACAGCTGCTGATCGTATGCAAGCTGCTGTAGCGGAGTTAAATGCTGCCGCTCAATCAGGCAATCCGGAGAACTTGAAAAGGGCCTTGGGGGCAACGAGTCAAACCTGCAAAGCCTGTCACGACGATTTCCGTAAGAAGTAA